In Chryseobacterium lactis, a single genomic region encodes these proteins:
- a CDS encoding complement C1q domain-containing protein, with amino-acid sequence MKIKINITYTLLACILFFSSGKINAQVGFFTDSPAQPLQIDAAKDNGKSPDASKLSNDVVVSSTGNLGLGLLNPITKVDLRSPDNKGLIGLGIGTQTPAQAGPGAIRYNAGGFMEYSDGEQWIALPLTAPTKALVNASKSSAQSIGSNTTTYISGWTETVDLGTTPNGDFDPSSGTFTAPRDGFYLVSFNITLANGNIPKNTFIETAIESDRSIENIQIFKTVNSYPAFQAGAVSNYISGNCNAIFNLKTGNTIKFSVKHNIGSSRNTLNDGKLNNLSISEL; translated from the coding sequence ATGAAAATAAAAATTAATATCACCTATACATTATTGGCTTGTATTCTATTTTTTTCTTCAGGTAAAATAAATGCTCAGGTAGGCTTTTTTACGGATAGTCCCGCTCAACCTTTGCAAATTGATGCAGCAAAAGATAATGGTAAATCACCGGATGCTTCAAAGTTGTCCAATGATGTAGTGGTAAGTTCAACAGGTAATCTTGGCCTGGGTCTTTTAAATCCAATAACTAAAGTAGATCTTCGTTCCCCGGATAATAAAGGTTTGATCGGGTTGGGTATTGGTACTCAAACCCCGGCCCAGGCTGGCCCTGGCGCAATACGATACAATGCAGGCGGCTTTATGGAATATTCCGATGGTGAACAATGGATTGCTTTACCGCTTACAGCTCCAACGAAAGCGCTTGTTAATGCAAGTAAAAGCTCTGCCCAAAGTATTGGCAGCAATACAACGACCTATATCTCCGGCTGGACCGAAACAGTAGACTTGGGTACAACGCCTAATGGTGATTTTGATCCTTCCAGCGGAACTTTTACTGCTCCCCGTGATGGATTTTATCTGGTGTCCTTCAACATTACTTTAGCGAATGGGAATATTCCCAAAAATACCTTTATAGAAACCGCAATAGAAAGTGACCGTAGTATTGAGAATATTCAGATATTCAAGACTGTGAATTCTTATCCGGCTTTTCAGGCTGGTGCAGTAAGCAATTACATCAGTGGAAATTGTAATGCTATTTTTAACCTTAAAACAGGCAATACCATTAAATTTAGTGTGAAGCATAATATAGGTTCTTCAAGAAATACCTTGAATGACGGGAAGTTAAATAATTTGAGTATTAGCGAGTTATAA
- a CDS encoding S1 domain-containing protein, whose translation MMLDLKNIHVGSLVKLCIEERKINEVRICKFLKCSGKELESIFLQKSLEAEVLLKLSILLEYDFFRIYSQYLILYAPQKGMKYNHSGNEKTILPKYRKNIYTKEVVDFILEQIESGKKTKAEVIKEYRIPKTTLYKWQNKYVQLKNSMK comes from the coding sequence ATGATGCTCGACCTTAAAAATATTCACGTGGGTTCGCTCGTGAAATTGTGTATCGAAGAGCGTAAAATAAATGAAGTACGTATCTGTAAGTTTTTAAAATGTTCTGGAAAAGAATTGGAATCTATATTCTTGCAAAAGTCTTTGGAAGCTGAGGTTCTATTAAAACTAAGCATACTTCTGGAATATGATTTTTTTAGAATTTATTCGCAATATTTAATTCTGTATGCTCCTCAGAAAGGTATGAAATATAATCATTCCGGAAATGAAAAAACGATTCTTCCTAAATACAGAAAAAATATCTATACAAAAGAAGTTGTTGATTTTATCCTGGAACAAATTGAAAGCGGCAAAAAAACAAAAGCTGAGGTTATAAAAGAGTATAGGATCCCTAAAACGACTTTGTATAAATGGCAAAACAAGTATGTACAATTAAAAAACTCCATGAAATAA
- a CDS encoding helix-turn-helix domain-containing protein: MKNAPDYKKIYSDLISVKYPEKKEVCTHLLSKKDLSVLDVIDINRILFSKDSKENTEFNQKHPSYNKPAIDQILEYQKKNQLNNSQLAQHFKLSRNTIAKWKNQFSVE; the protein is encoded by the coding sequence ATGAAAAACGCACCTGATTATAAAAAAATATATAGCGATTTAATCAGTGTAAAATATCCTGAGAAAAAAGAAGTATGTACTCATCTACTATCTAAAAAAGATCTGTCAGTCCTTGATGTTATAGATATTAACCGGATTCTTTTCAGCAAAGACTCTAAAGAAAATACAGAATTTAACCAAAAACATCCGTCCTATAATAAACCCGCCATTGATCAGATATTAGAATATCAGAAAAAAAATCAACTGAATAACTCCCAACTTGCCCAGCATTTTAAATTAAGCAGAAATACCATTGCAAAATGGAAAAATCAGTTTTCAGTCGAATAA